In Rhodospirillum rubrum ATCC 11170, a genomic segment contains:
- the fliO gene encoding flagellar biosynthetic protein FliO: MDMDSYLRFVLALVFVLGLIFALAYLLRRAGGGMMGRSRRGGRRLSVVEATALDPKRRLVLVRRDGVEHLLLVGGATDVVIETITAGSSFPGSSFESDAGPGDAVGSGLTKAPAPSGPSAFARLLGERGAADTPDLPPGRSPS; encoded by the coding sequence ATGGATATGGACAGTTACCTTCGCTTCGTCCTGGCCCTGGTTTTCGTCCTTGGCCTGATCTTCGCCCTCGCCTATCTGCTGCGCCGCGCCGGTGGCGGGATGATGGGGCGCAGCCGTCGCGGCGGTCGCCGGCTCAGCGTGGTCGAAGCCACGGCGCTTGATCCCAAACGCCGGCTTGTTCTCGTGCGCCGCGACGGCGTGGAACACCTGTTGCTTGTTGGAGGGGCCACCGACGTGGTCATTGAAACCATCACCGCCGGATCATCGTTTCCCGGATCATCGTTTGAGAGTGACGCCGGCCCCGGCGATGCCGTCGGATCGGGCCTGACCAAGGCCCCGGCGCCATCGGGCCCTTCGGCCTTCGCCCGCCTGCTTGGCGAGCGCGGCGCCGCCGACACCCCCGATCTTCCCCCGGGGCGGAGCCCGTCATGA
- the fliP gene encoding flagellar type III secretion system pore protein FliP (The bacterial flagellar biogenesis protein FliP forms a type III secretion system (T3SS)-type pore required for flagellar assembly.) codes for MTALSQPGTPPNRWAWMRRGALALGLGLGLCLLSSLAGEAMAQSVNVDLGTGGGSTTARIIQLVGLLTVLSVAPGLLIMVTSFTRIVVVLSILRQALATQSTPPNMVMVSLALFMTFFIMAPTFQQAWDQGLSPLIQEQISEEEAFTRTVAPFRTFMLAHVRDKDLELFMSFNKETAAQPSDVSTQALIPAFMISELRRAFEIGFLIFLPFVVIDMVIASVLMSMGMMMLPPMMLAMPFKLIFFVLVDGWYLVIGSLLSSYGTS; via the coding sequence ATGACCGCCCTTTCCCAGCCGGGCACGCCGCCGAACCGATGGGCGTGGATGCGCCGGGGCGCGCTCGCGCTTGGCCTTGGCCTTGGTCTTTGCCTGCTGTCGAGTTTGGCCGGCGAGGCGATGGCCCAATCGGTCAATGTCGATCTCGGCACGGGCGGCGGCTCGACCACGGCGCGGATCATCCAGTTGGTCGGCCTGCTCACCGTGCTCAGCGTCGCCCCCGGGCTGCTGATCATGGTCACAAGCTTCACCCGGATCGTCGTCGTGCTGTCGATCCTGCGTCAGGCCCTGGCCACCCAATCGACGCCGCCCAACATGGTGATGGTCAGCCTCGCCCTGTTCATGACCTTCTTCATCATGGCCCCGACCTTCCAACAGGCCTGGGATCAGGGGCTGTCGCCGTTGATCCAGGAACAGATCAGCGAAGAAGAGGCCTTCACCCGCACGGTCGCCCCCTTCCGCACCTTCATGCTCGCCCATGTCCGCGACAAGGACCTGGAGCTGTTCATGTCCTTCAACAAGGAAACCGCCGCGCAGCCCTCCGATGTCTCGACCCAGGCCCTGATCCCGGCCTTCATGATCAGCGAACTGCGCCGCGCCTTCGAAATCGGCTTCCTGATCTTCCTGCCCTTCGTGGTGATCGACATGGTGATCGCCTCGGTCCTGATGTCGATGGGCATGATGATGCTGCCGCCGATGATGCTGGCCATGCCCTTCAAGCTGATCTTCTTCGTGCTGGTCGATGGCTGGTATCTGGTGATCGGCTCCTTGCTCTCAAGCTACGGCACAAGCTGA